The Pleurodeles waltl isolate 20211129_DDA chromosome 7, aPleWal1.hap1.20221129, whole genome shotgun sequence genome includes a region encoding these proteins:
- the LOC138247034 gene encoding vomeronasal type-2 receptor 26-like has product MSCPDGEWPTEKKDGCQKKSLVFLSYEDPLGSTLASLSLIGALLAFSTLILFFRNAETPIVRANNRSLSYLLLSALIFCFLCSLLFIGYPTTISCMLRQTTFGIIFVLCISCILGKTVLVLIAFKATQPNSSTRMWLSSGLLNILVFICTCIQVVICIIWLTVSPPFREMNQKSQLGKVVIECNEGSPFAFWCMLGYMGALTTCSLVVAFLARALPDNFNEAKLITFSMLIFAAVWVSFIPVYLSTKGSHMVAVEVFAILCSSSGLLGCIFFPKCYIILLRPEMNTKEALMGKQQAHRTMHKK; this is encoded by the coding sequence ATGAGCTGTCCTGATGGGGAATGGCCAACAGAGAAGAAGGATGGATGTCAGAAGAAGTCTCTGGTTTTCCTGTCTTATGAAGACCCACTCGGCAGCACCCTTGCCTCACTCTCTTTAATTGGGGCTCTACTTGCATTCTCTACCTTAATACTTTTCTTTAGAAATGCTGAGACCCCAATTGTCAGAGCCAATAACCGCAGCCTCAGTTACCTCCTCCTCTCAGCCCTCATCTTCTGCTTCCTGTGCTCTTTGCTGTTCATAGGTTACCCCACCACTATCAGCTGTATGCTCCGGCAAACCACATTTGGAATCATCTTTGTACTGTGCATTTCTTGCATCTTGGGAAAGACTGTCCTAGTACTTATTGCTTTTAAAGCCACACAGCCAAACAGCAGCACAAGGATGTGGCTGAGTTCTGGGCTGTTGAATATTCTGGTGTTTATCTGCACTTGCATACAGGTTGTCATATGCATAATATGGCTTACGGTCAGTCCCCCCTTTCGAGAAATGAATCAGAAATCACAACTGGGAAAGGTAGTAATTGAGTGCAATGAAGGATCTCCCTTTGCATTCTGGTGCATGCTGGGATACATGGGGGCCTTGACTACTTGTAGCTTGGTGGTGGCTTTCCTGGCAAGAGCTTTACCTGACAACTTCAACGAGGCCAAGCTGATCACCTTCAGTATGCTTATATTTGCAGCTGTGTGGGTGTCATTCATCCCTGTGTATTTGAGTACAAAGGGGAGCCATATGGTCGCTGTAGAGGTATTTGCAATCCTGTGCTCCAGTAGTGGCCTGCTGGGCTGTATATTTTTCCCCAAATGTTACATTATTTTACTGAGGCCCGAGATGAACACTAAGGAGGCTCTGATGGGGAAGCAACAAGCTCACCGCACAATGCACAAGAAATAA